Proteins from a genomic interval of Streptomyces sp. Tu6071:
- a CDS encoding FAD-binding oxidoreductase, which yields MTDPTALVVTRDDPRYPALVEGYNHRFVGRPDEVRLATDAEDVRAAVQAAVDTGRRIAVRSGGHCFEDFTAHRDVKVLLDLSALRHVGHDAGRDAFVVEPGARLDHVYRTLYDGWGVTIPAGTCFEVAAGGHFAAGGYGPLSRRDGLVVDHVTAVEAVVVGADGRARLLVGTDRPDDPHHDLWWAHTGGGGGSFGVVTKYWLRTPGTPDGDPAAQLPRAPRAVLRRDTTWSWDGFSEADFRALLRGYCDWYEKNSEPGTPAAALWSNLIITHRSGTMLTLTSVIHDDTPDAAGVLAAHTEAVTRAIRAEPVSAATETCSWKDTWLPSYSWPSDPHGRYKNKAAYLRRGFSDEQITAIHRHLSSPDYDNPMGCLVVTGFGGQVNAVAPDATAVPQRDSILKASYSTGSWTDPADDARHLAWVRAYYRDVYAHSGGVPVPDESTDGSYIGYPDTDLADPGWNTSGTDWTALYFKDNYARLQRAKRAYDPRDVFRHALSVRLP from the coding sequence ATGACGGACCCGACCGCCCTCGTCGTCACGCGTGACGACCCCCGCTACCCCGCCCTCGTCGAGGGCTACAACCACCGCTTCGTGGGCCGCCCCGACGAGGTCCGGCTCGCCACCGACGCCGAGGACGTACGGGCCGCGGTCCAGGCGGCCGTGGACACCGGCCGGAGGATCGCCGTGCGCAGCGGCGGCCACTGCTTCGAGGACTTCACCGCGCACCGCGACGTCAAGGTGCTCCTCGACCTGTCGGCGCTCCGGCACGTCGGCCACGACGCCGGGCGCGACGCCTTCGTGGTGGAACCCGGGGCCAGGCTCGACCACGTCTACCGGACCCTGTACGACGGCTGGGGCGTGACCATCCCGGCCGGTACCTGCTTCGAGGTCGCCGCCGGGGGGCACTTCGCGGCCGGTGGCTACGGCCCCCTGTCCCGCCGCGACGGCCTCGTGGTGGACCACGTCACGGCGGTCGAGGCGGTCGTCGTCGGCGCCGACGGGCGCGCGCGCCTCCTCGTGGGCACCGACCGGCCCGACGACCCGCACCACGACCTGTGGTGGGCCCACACCGGAGGCGGGGGCGGCAGCTTCGGCGTCGTCACGAAGTACTGGCTGCGCACGCCCGGGACGCCGGACGGGGACCCGGCCGCCCAGCTCCCCCGCGCGCCGCGCGCCGTGCTGCGCCGTGACACCACGTGGTCCTGGGACGGGTTCTCCGAGGCCGACTTCCGCGCCCTGCTGCGGGGTTACTGCGACTGGTACGAGAAGAACAGCGAGCCGGGGACCCCGGCCGCGGCACTGTGGAGCAACCTGATCATCACCCACCGCTCGGGCACCATGCTCACCCTGACCTCCGTGATCCATGACGACACCCCCGACGCGGCCGGGGTCCTCGCCGCCCACACGGAGGCGGTCACCCGCGCGATCCGGGCGGAGCCGGTGTCGGCGGCCACCGAGACCTGCTCGTGGAAGGACACCTGGCTGCCCTCGTACAGCTGGCCCAGCGACCCGCACGGCCGCTACAAGAACAAGGCGGCCTATCTGCGGCGCGGGTTCTCCGACGAGCAGATCACCGCGATCCACCGGCACCTGTCCTCGCCGGACTACGACAACCCCATGGGCTGCCTGGTCGTGACCGGTTTCGGCGGGCAGGTCAACGCCGTCGCCCCGGACGCCACCGCGGTCCCCCAGCGCGACAGCATCCTCAAGGCGTCCTACAGCACCGGCTCCTGGACCGATCCCGCCGACGACGCACGCCACCTGGCCTGGGTACGCGCGTACTACCGGGACGTCTACGCGCACTCCGGCGGCGTGCCCGTCCCCGACGAGAGCACCGACGGCTCCTACATCGGCTACCCCGACACCGACCTGGCCGACCCCGGGTGGAACACGTCGGGGACCGACTGGACCGCCCTCTACTTCAAGGACAACTACGCGCGGCTGCAACGCGCGAAACGCGCCTACGACCCGCGCGACGTGTTCCGCCACGCCCTGTCCGTCCGCCTGCCCTGA
- a CDS encoding RNA polymerase sigma factor, whose amino-acid sequence MRSDQQLETLLAELRPSVLGALVRRHGQFDGCEDAAQEALVAAATQWPVEGIPENARGWLLTVAGRRLTDYWRSDAARRAREATVASMALPEASLAPAPDDEDVVSADDDTLILLFMCCHPVLTQSSQVALTLRAVGGLTTEEIARAFMVPQASMSRRISRAKQQIKNDGMDFRMPPEAERPGRTRAVLRVLYLIFNEGYTATVGPDLLRPDLTAEAIRLTRQAHRVLPDDAEVTGLLALMLLTEARRPARTLADGDLVPMAEQDRSRWNGALAEEGLALVVEALSRPGAGFYRLQAAIAAVHVETPEGGETDWPQILALYDLLEQIAPGAAVRLNRAVAMAMVKGPREGLRLLEPLERDRWMAGSHRLSAVRAHLLEMAGDTDGAREAYRAAARQAGTGPEQRFLSERAERVGAAGTEKAGGGRGGTESGGRELAADERESRTEQHERAAGEGESAREEPLRHDRPHGPGDRAKRLRARR is encoded by the coding sequence GTGCGTTCCGACCAACAGCTCGAAACCCTCCTCGCGGAGCTGCGGCCCTCGGTCCTCGGCGCCCTGGTCCGGCGGCACGGTCAGTTCGACGGCTGTGAGGACGCGGCGCAGGAAGCACTCGTGGCCGCCGCCACGCAGTGGCCGGTCGAGGGCATCCCGGAGAACGCGCGCGGCTGGCTCCTGACCGTCGCCGGGCGCCGCCTGACGGACTACTGGCGCAGCGACGCGGCCCGTCGGGCCCGGGAGGCCACCGTCGCGTCGATGGCGCTGCCCGAGGCGTCGCTGGCCCCGGCCCCGGACGACGAGGACGTGGTCTCCGCCGACGACGACACCCTGATCCTCCTGTTCATGTGCTGCCACCCGGTGCTGACGCAGTCCTCGCAGGTGGCGCTGACCCTGCGTGCGGTCGGCGGGCTGACGACGGAGGAGATCGCCCGCGCCTTCATGGTCCCGCAGGCGTCGATGAGCCGCCGCATCTCGCGCGCCAAGCAGCAGATCAAGAACGACGGCATGGACTTCCGGATGCCGCCGGAGGCGGAGCGCCCCGGCCGCACGCGTGCGGTGCTGCGCGTCCTGTACCTCATCTTCAACGAGGGGTACACCGCCACCGTCGGGCCGGACCTGCTGCGTCCGGACCTGACCGCCGAGGCGATACGGCTCACCCGGCAGGCCCACCGCGTCCTGCCGGACGACGCGGAGGTCACGGGCCTGCTGGCCCTCATGCTCCTCACGGAGGCACGGCGCCCCGCCCGTACCCTCGCGGACGGCGACCTCGTCCCGATGGCCGAGCAGGACCGCTCGCGGTGGAACGGGGCGCTCGCCGAGGAGGGGCTGGCGCTCGTCGTCGAGGCCCTGTCCCGGCCGGGCGCCGGCTTCTACCGGCTGCAGGCGGCCATCGCCGCCGTGCACGTCGAGACCCCGGAGGGCGGCGAGACGGACTGGCCGCAGATCCTGGCCCTGTACGACCTGCTGGAGCAGATCGCGCCGGGTGCGGCGGTGCGGCTGAACCGCGCGGTGGCGATGGCGATGGTCAAGGGCCCGCGCGAGGGGCTGCGGCTGCTGGAACCCCTGGAGCGGGACCGGTGGATGGCGGGCAGCCACCGGCTCAGCGCGGTGCGGGCGCACCTGCTGGAGATGGCCGGGGACACGGACGGGGCACGAGAGGCGTACCGGGCCGCCGCGCGCCAGGCGGGCACCGGCCCCGAGCAGCGGTTCCTCAGCGAGCGGGCGGAACGGGTGGGGGCGGCCGGGACGGAGAAGGCGGGCGGGGGGAGGGGCGGAACGGAGTCCGGCGGCCGGGAACTCGCGGCCGACGAGCGGGAATCCCGAACCGAGCAGCACGAACGCGCGGCCGGGGAAGGGGAGTCGGCACGCGAGGAGCCGCTGCGGCACGATCGTCCTCATGGTCCCGGCGACCGCGCCAAGCGGCTTCGGGCCCGTCGCTGA
- a CDS encoding dihydrofolate reductase family protein, whose protein sequence is MTQVIADISVSLDGFVAGPDDGPGRHPLGIGGERLHRWLFDLATWRARAGQEGGDRGAGDDIMGEYFARTGAAVIGRRMYDHGEKAWGEEPPFHVPVFVVTHRPRASRRLSDGTSFEFVTAGVAAAVAQAVAEARARGGDVAVMGGGQIVSAALAAGVLDELRLHVVPVLLGGGRPLFAQPLHPARVLETTRAEMSSGVTHMFHRVLP, encoded by the coding sequence ATGACCCAGGTGATCGCTGACATCTCCGTCTCCCTGGACGGCTTCGTCGCCGGCCCCGACGACGGCCCCGGCCGCCACCCCCTGGGCATCGGCGGCGAACGCCTCCACCGGTGGCTCTTCGACCTCGCCACCTGGCGCGCGCGGGCCGGGCAGGAGGGCGGCGACCGCGGTGCGGGCGACGACATCATGGGCGAGTACTTCGCCCGCACGGGGGCCGCGGTGATCGGCCGCCGCATGTACGACCACGGGGAGAAGGCGTGGGGCGAGGAACCACCGTTCCACGTACCGGTCTTCGTGGTGACCCACCGGCCGAGGGCGTCGCGGCGGCTGTCCGACGGCACGAGCTTCGAGTTCGTCACCGCGGGCGTGGCCGCGGCCGTCGCACAGGCGGTCGCCGAGGCCAGGGCCCGGGGCGGGGACGTGGCGGTGATGGGCGGCGGACAGATCGTCTCCGCCGCCCTGGCCGCCGGTGTGCTGGACGAACTCCGCCTCCACGTCGTGCCCGTGCTCCTCGGTGGCGGCCGTCCGCTCTTCGCGCAACCCCTGCACCCCGCGCGCGTGCTGGAGACGACGCGCGCGGAGATGTCCTCCGGCGTGACCCACATGTTCCATCGCGTTCTCCCCTAG
- a CDS encoding SDR family oxidoreductase: protein MLSDKVMLVSGTGPGLGREIAVRGAAAGADVVLAARTEKVLRSVAAEVEALGRRALVVPADILDPDACRGLTDRALEAFGRVDVFVSNAFVPPAMGDLATMDVDAVRASLETDALAALRLVQLLTPTLTEHAGSVVMVSSAVVHHSRPGFGAYKASKSTLRSLAGSLATELGPRGVRVNTVVPNYIWTEGLKGWFAVQAAERGVAVEDVYAETAAPFDLRRLPEPGDVANAVLWLASDLARAVTGQSLNVDAGEFHS from the coding sequence ATGCTCTCCGACAAGGTGATGCTGGTGTCCGGCACCGGCCCCGGCCTCGGCCGCGAGATCGCGGTCCGCGGTGCCGCCGCGGGGGCCGACGTGGTCCTGGCGGCCCGTACCGAGAAGGTGCTGAGGTCGGTGGCGGCCGAGGTCGAGGCGCTCGGGCGCCGCGCGCTCGTGGTCCCCGCCGACATCCTCGACCCCGACGCCTGCCGCGGGCTGACCGATCGTGCCCTGGAGGCTTTCGGCCGGGTGGACGTGTTCGTCAGCAACGCCTTCGTGCCCCCGGCGATGGGCGACCTGGCGACGATGGACGTCGACGCCGTGCGCGCCTCGCTGGAGACGGACGCCCTGGCGGCGCTGCGGCTCGTCCAGCTCCTGACGCCCACCCTGACCGAGCACGCGGGCTCGGTGGTGATGGTCAGCTCGGCGGTGGTGCACCACTCCCGGCCCGGCTTCGGCGCCTACAAGGCGTCGAAATCGACGCTGCGCTCCCTGGCCGGCAGCCTGGCCACCGAGCTGGGTCCCCGCGGGGTCCGGGTCAACACCGTGGTGCCGAACTACATCTGGACCGAGGGGCTGAAGGGCTGGTTCGCGGTGCAGGCCGCCGAGCGGGGGGTGGCGGTGGAGGACGTGTACGCCGAGACGGCGGCCCCGTTCGACCTGCGGCGCCTGCCCGAGCCCGGCGATGTCGCGAACGCGGTGCTGTGGCTGGCCTCGGATCTCGCCAGGGCGGTCACCGGGCAGAGCCTCAACGTCGACGCGGGCGAGTTCCACAGCTGA
- a CDS encoding condensation domain-containing protein, which translates to MTTTSDTQQPTAALSLQQQFLRMFAQGFEAGPFGPHYTEAFAWRVSGSVDEDVLRLALADVVERHEALRTVVHLEDGGGQSIVPAVPPELEVVGLDASPGADRDRRAEELMIETETRPFPADHVPLLRAVLGRFDEEDSVLVLCAHHSAADVWSIQVVLKDLAQCYTARAAGKEPALPEATQYRDYVTAQQEEADSPAVAASRAYWRDTLRGARILVAPVRTTDQSPATSYHRFTTEARVSEEVSRLAKATRSSPFMVLLAAFAVFTNRRTEATDITVPTFTPGREHRFQSTVGSFFNFTPLRVRLEDCRTFRDVVARTRTACVGAFSHELPLLHLLAEAPELMSSAGPEAVPTLFQAVQPPYLMEGDRYGDLEFTAIWRRVIPQPLGSDTPDGMIWSMHLGSTELVGGLSFSRHLFERADVVEQAEEFLALIGELVADPDAAI; encoded by the coding sequence ATGACCACGACTTCGGACACCCAGCAGCCGACCGCGGCGCTCTCGCTGCAGCAGCAGTTCCTCCGCATGTTCGCCCAGGGCTTCGAGGCCGGGCCGTTCGGGCCGCACTACACGGAGGCGTTCGCCTGGCGCGTCAGCGGAAGCGTCGACGAGGACGTTCTGCGGCTGGCGCTGGCCGACGTGGTCGAGCGGCACGAGGCGCTGCGCACCGTGGTGCACCTGGAGGACGGCGGCGGGCAGAGCATCGTGCCCGCCGTGCCGCCCGAGCTGGAGGTGGTCGGCCTGGACGCGTCGCCGGGCGCGGACCGGGACCGGCGTGCCGAGGAACTCATGATCGAGACGGAGACCCGGCCCTTCCCGGCCGACCACGTCCCGTTGCTGCGGGCCGTCCTGGGCCGCTTCGACGAGGAGGACTCCGTCCTCGTCCTGTGCGCCCACCACAGCGCCGCCGACGTCTGGTCGATCCAGGTGGTCCTGAAGGACCTGGCGCAGTGCTACACGGCCCGCGCGGCCGGGAAGGAACCCGCGCTTCCCGAGGCGACGCAGTACCGCGACTACGTCACCGCGCAGCAGGAGGAGGCCGACTCGCCGGCCGTGGCCGCCTCGCGCGCGTACTGGCGCGACACGCTGCGGGGCGCCCGGATTCTCGTCGCGCCCGTGCGGACGACCGACCAGAGCCCGGCGACGAGTTACCACCGCTTCACGACCGAGGCGCGGGTGAGCGAGGAGGTGTCCCGCCTGGCCAAGGCGACGCGCAGCTCGCCGTTCATGGTGCTGCTCGCCGCGTTCGCCGTCTTCACGAACCGCCGCACCGAGGCGACCGACATCACGGTCCCCACCTTCACGCCGGGGCGTGAGCACCGCTTCCAGTCCACGGTCGGGTCGTTCTTCAACTTCACCCCGCTCCGCGTGCGGCTGGAGGACTGCCGGACCTTCCGCGACGTGGTCGCCCGTACGAGGACCGCCTGCGTCGGCGCGTTCTCGCACGAGCTGCCGCTGCTGCACCTCCTCGCCGAGGCGCCCGAGCTGATGTCGTCGGCGGGCCCCGAAGCGGTGCCGACCCTCTTCCAGGCCGTCCAGCCGCCCTACCTGATGGAGGGCGACCGGTACGGGGACCTGGAGTTCACCGCGATCTGGCGGCGGGTCATCCCGCAGCCGCTCGGCTCGGACACCCCGGACGGCATGATCTGGTCGATGCACCTGGGCAGCACCGAGCTGGTCGGCGGGCTCAGCTTCAGCCGCCACCTCTTCGAGCGCGCCGACGTCGTCGAGCAGGCCGAGGAGTTCCTCGCCCTGATCGGCGAGCTCGTCGCCGACCCCGACGCGGCGATCTGA
- a CDS encoding acyl-CoA dehydrogenase family protein, whose amino-acid sequence MTDTENAPRGTAAPTGSDVTPALLIERAEAMVPGLVARQQETERRTYYAEDTHRAFQEAGFYRIAVPKRYGGYELGFDTFLQVAMTLSRACPSTGWMFCLGAAHSLFAASMFDEKAQAEIFSGGDFIAPLVNAPHGTARRAEDGGWILDGVWKYCSGAPYATHLIGNTVIAGEDADPPRRLLFIAPREEWEMLDDWGGQLGLKGSGSHSIRISGGHIPGHFGIEVDFEEISVTEGTPGRALHTHPQYGGAPASSMALEGAHIAVGMCQGALDAYTELMFSRTTIVPPFPPRAEDPDFLLWYGKASGMIAAAETLALAASRRWQELAALPVGAFTAEEDLRIALTCREATNLAWQAVDEILQPTAGSPAVREGTRLERVWRDLSTGRTHASSAILLTTAANRGFAQLRLLSARR is encoded by the coding sequence ATGACCGACACCGAGAACGCCCCGCGCGGCACGGCCGCGCCGACCGGGTCCGACGTCACCCCGGCGCTGCTGATCGAGCGGGCCGAGGCCATGGTGCCCGGACTGGTCGCGCGCCAGCAGGAGACGGAGCGGCGCACCTACTACGCCGAGGACACCCACCGCGCCTTCCAGGAGGCCGGTTTCTACCGCATCGCGGTGCCCAAGCGGTACGGCGGCTACGAGCTGGGCTTCGACACCTTCCTCCAGGTGGCGATGACCCTGAGCCGCGCCTGCCCCTCCACCGGCTGGATGTTCTGCCTCGGAGCGGCGCACTCGCTCTTCGCGGCCAGCATGTTCGACGAGAAGGCGCAGGCGGAGATCTTCAGCGGCGGCGACTTCATCGCCCCCCTCGTCAACGCCCCGCACGGGACGGCGAGGCGCGCCGAGGACGGCGGCTGGATTCTGGACGGCGTCTGGAAGTACTGCTCCGGCGCGCCCTACGCGACCCACCTGATCGGCAACACGGTGATCGCCGGGGAGGACGCGGACCCGCCCCGCCGGCTGCTGTTCATCGCGCCGCGCGAGGAGTGGGAGATGCTGGACGACTGGGGCGGGCAACTGGGCCTCAAGGGCAGCGGTTCGCACAGCATCCGGATCTCCGGCGGGCACATCCCCGGCCACTTCGGCATCGAGGTCGACTTCGAGGAGATCTCGGTGACCGAGGGGACCCCGGGGCGCGCGCTGCACACGCACCCCCAGTACGGGGGAGCCCCGGCCAGCTCGATGGCCCTGGAGGGCGCGCACATCGCCGTCGGCATGTGCCAGGGCGCGCTCGACGCGTACACGGAGCTGATGTTCTCCCGCACCACGATCGTCCCGCCGTTCCCGCCCCGCGCGGAGGACCCCGACTTCCTGCTCTGGTACGGGAAGGCCAGCGGCATGATCGCCGCCGCCGAGACCCTCGCCCTCGCGGCCTCGCGCCGCTGGCAGGAGCTGGCCGCGCTGCCGGTCGGCGCGTTCACCGCCGAGGAGGACCTGCGGATCGCGCTCACGTGCCGCGAGGCCACGAACCTGGCCTGGCAGGCCGTGGACGAGATCCTCCAGCCCACCGCCGGCAGCCCCGCGGTACGGGAGGGGACCCGTTTGGAGCGCGTCTGGCGGGACCTGTCCACCGGGCGCACGCACGCCAGCTCCGCCATCCTGCTCACTACCGCGGCCAACCGCGGCTTCGCCCAGCTCCGGCTGCTGAGCGCGCGTCGCTGA
- a CDS encoding FAD-binding oxidoreductase, with the protein MPDTTTPLAFPGDPAYTAATSVYNLAGPARPAAALTATSVADIRAAIGYASARGHGVRVHTTGHSAGAAPSMADAVLIRPRLPGGVAIDADRRVARVLAGTPWNDVVEAAAPHGLAAPHGTSGTVGAIGYLLHGGVSLYGRKLGLAANHIRSVELVTADGVLRRVSAAEDPELFWALRGGGGGLGVVTAVEVGLFPARDLVAGAAFWSWEHAEAVVGAWYDWTLRAPEEVSTSLRVMNLPDLPEIPPMLRSGPVVCVAGVALTASGAEELLDPLRAIGEPVLDTWQKCGPEAVPDIHMDPDEPGTFIGDHMLLADPGHEGIAALLRLTGEGSGSPLIAVELRQLGGRMALADPDGGALDHLDAHLAYMGAGVPELRGTRAEITGHCDKVRAALGPWDTGRTAPGFVKGLDRPRAHLSEADIRAVERVRARVDPGGLFRGDAMPETVTAS; encoded by the coding sequence ATGCCCGACACCACCACCCCCCTCGCCTTTCCCGGCGACCCCGCCTACACCGCCGCCACCAGCGTCTACAACCTCGCCGGCCCCGCGCGGCCCGCCGCCGCGCTCACCGCGACCAGCGTCGCGGATATCCGGGCCGCGATCGGCTACGCCTCCGCGCGCGGCCACGGCGTCCGCGTCCACACCACGGGCCACTCGGCCGGTGCGGCCCCCTCGATGGCCGACGCGGTCCTGATCCGCCCCCGGCTGCCCGGCGGCGTCGCGATCGACGCCGACCGCCGAGTGGCCCGCGTCCTGGCCGGCACCCCGTGGAACGACGTCGTCGAGGCCGCCGCGCCGCACGGCCTCGCGGCCCCCCACGGCACCTCGGGCACCGTGGGCGCCATCGGCTACCTGCTCCACGGAGGCGTGAGCCTCTACGGCCGCAAACTCGGCCTCGCCGCCAACCACATCCGCTCCGTCGAACTCGTCACGGCGGACGGCGTCCTGCGCCGCGTCAGCGCCGCCGAGGACCCCGAACTCTTCTGGGCCCTGCGCGGCGGGGGCGGCGGTCTCGGCGTCGTCACCGCCGTCGAGGTCGGGCTGTTCCCCGCGCGCGACCTCGTCGCCGGGGCCGCCTTCTGGTCCTGGGAGCACGCCGAGGCCGTCGTCGGCGCCTGGTACGACTGGACGCTGCGCGCGCCCGAGGAGGTCTCCACCTCCCTGCGCGTGATGAACCTCCCGGACCTGCCGGAGATCCCGCCGATGCTGCGGAGCGGCCCGGTGGTGTGCGTCGCCGGAGTCGCCCTGACGGCAAGCGGCGCGGAGGAACTGCTCGACCCGCTGCGCGCGATCGGCGAACCGGTGCTCGACACCTGGCAGAAGTGCGGTCCCGAAGCGGTCCCGGACATCCACATGGACCCCGACGAGCCCGGCACCTTCATCGGCGACCACATGCTGCTCGCCGACCCGGGCCACGAAGGGATCGCCGCGCTCCTGCGGCTGACCGGCGAGGGATCCGGCTCGCCCCTCATCGCCGTCGAGCTGCGACAGCTCGGCGGGCGCATGGCCCTCGCCGACCCGGACGGCGGCGCGCTCGACCACCTGGACGCGCACCTGGCGTACATGGGTGCCGGTGTTCCCGAACTGCGCGGCACCCGCGCGGAGATCACCGGACACTGCGACAAGGTGCGGGCCGCTCTGGGCCCGTGGGACACCGGCCGCACGGCACCCGGCTTCGTGAAGGGCCTGGACCGGCCGCGCGCGCACCTGTCCGAGGCGGATATCCGGGCCGTCGAGCGGGTCCGGGCGCGCGTGGACCCCGGGGGCCTGTTCCGGGGCGACGCGATGCCGGAGACCGTCACCGCGTCCTGA